One Cystobacter ferrugineus genomic window, CGGCGAGGGTGTCGGCGAGCGCTCGCAGCAGGGCTGGGTTCTGGAAGAGGCCCTCGGCCAGTGAGTCGGAGTGGTCGGTCGAGGAGGAGGATGCGCTCATGCCATGGCAGCAATGCCCCATCCGCCTCACGGGCGCCAATGCCTGGAGCGCGCCCGGTCCCTCGCCCGCCGTCAGCTTCGCCGCTCCTGTTCCGCCAGTCGACGCGGTGGAGTAATATGATTTGGACTCAAACTGGAAGGGACGATGAATTTCGAGCTGGCTTTCGTGCTGCTCTTCTCCATCGCGACAGCGGTGGCGATCGTGGCGCGCTACTTCAAGTTTCCCTACACGGTGGCGCTGGTGGTCGCGGGGCTGACGTTGGGGGTGGTGCATGCCTTCGAGCCGCCGCATCTGACGAAGGAGCTGCTCTTCGCCATCATCCTGCCGGGGCTCATCTTCGAGGCGGCCTTCCACGTCGAGTTCCGCAAGTTCTGGAAGAACAAGCTGGCCATCCACGCGCTGGCCATACCCGGGGTGGTGGCGTCGGTGGCGATCACCGCGCTGCTCTTGTCGCCGGTGGTGGGGGGGCTGAACCTGGTGCCCGGCTTCGGCTTCCTGTCCGCGCTGGTGTTCGCCGCGGTCATCGTCTCCACGGATCCCATCGCGGTGGTGGGGTTGTTCAAGGCGCTGGGCGCACCCAAGCGGCTCGCGGTGCTGGTGGAGGGCGAGAGCCTGCTCAACGACGGGACGGCCGTGGTGCTCTTCACGCTCATCGTGGCGGTGGCGTCCGGAGGGCAGTTCACGGTGGGCGGGGCGACGCTGGACTTCATCCGGGTGGCGGGCATGGGCGGGCTCATCGGCGGCGCGGTGGGCTTTGGCGTGTCCCAGGTCATCCAGCGCGTGGATGACGCCATGGTGGAGATCACCCTCACGGTGATCGCGGCCTACGGCTCGTTCGTGGTGGCCGAGCACTTCCACTACTCGGGCGTGATCGCCACGGTGACCGCCGGCATGTTGTGCGGCAACTGGACGGCGCACCTGAGCATGAGCCCCACCACGCGCGTGGCGGTGGCGAGCTTCTGGGAGTACCTGGCCTTCGCGCTCAACTCGGTGGTGTTCCTGCTCATCGGGCTGGAGGTGCAGCTCGCCTCGCTCCTGGCGTCGTGGAAGCCCATCCTCCTGGCGTACGGGGCGGTGCTCGCCGGGCGCGCGGCGGTGGTGTTCCTGGTGTCCGCGCTCCTGCGCTTCACCTCCGAGCGCATGCCCTGGACCTGGAGCGCGGTGCTCACCTGGAGCGGCCTGCGTGGCGCCATCTCCATGGTGCTGGTGCTCGGCCTGCCCGACGACTTCGCCCACCGCGAGCTGCTGGTGAACATGACGTTCGGCGTGGTGGTGCTCTCCATCATCTTCCAGGGGCTCACCATGGCGCCGCTGCTCAAGCGCCTGGGCATCACGGGCGTCAAGGACGTCTACCAGGAGAAGTACGAGCAGGCGCGGGGGCGGATGAGCGCCATCCACGCGGCCCTGACGGCGCTCGAGTCCATGCGCCGCACGCGCGACATCCCCGCGGACGTGCTCGAGCAGCTCGAGCGCGACTATCAGCGGAAGGCCTCCGAGGTCGAGCAGGAGCTGTCCGCCCTCAAGCAGCAGACGACGCGCTTCCACGAGGAGGAGCACGAGGAGGCGGTGCGGCGCATGCTCATCGTGGAGAAGGACGCGCTGCTCAAGAGCTACCAGAAGGGAGCCATCGGCCGGGACGTCTTCGAGCACCTGAGCACCGAGCTCGACCAGCGGCTCGCCGGGGTGAAGGACGCCGAGGGCCACGTGCCCCTGGAACAGTCCGCCTCGCCCGTCGCCGAGCCGGTGGGAGGCTGAGCGCCAGTCCTGGAGATGGGGTGGGGGCGTGTGGGTTTCGCCCCGCGTCAAGCTTTCAGGAAGAAGGATTCATTCCTGGCTGGGGGGCGGCCGGGGGGAGGGGCGGCTGATCCAACCGCGCTTGGATACCCGCCCGATCCAGGCTTGTGTACAGTGCGCCGCCCTCGAACCGGACTGCCCTCGAGGGCCTCAGGAAAAGCACAGCCTCATGAACGCGCACATCTTTCGCGAGTACGACATCCGTGGACTGGTCGGTAAGGATCTCACGCCCGAAGTGGTGGAATTGCTCGGCCAGGGACTTGGCACGGTGGTGCGGCGCAAGGGTGGGCGCAGCGTGGTGGTGGGCCGGGACTGCCGCGAGTCCTCGACGACCTTCCGCGATGCGCTGTGCCGGGGCCTGACGTCCACGGGACTCAACGTGTTCGACGTGGGGGTGGTGCCCACGCCGCTGACGTACTTCGCCGCCAACACCCTGCCGGTGGACGGCCTGGCGATGATCACCGGCAGCCACAACCCGCCCGAGTACAACGGCTTCAAGATTGGCGCGGGCAAGACGACCTTCCACGGCCCGGAGATCCAGGCGCTGCGCAAGCTCATCGAGGAGCGCGACTTCGAGTGCGCCGAGCTGCCGGGCACGGTGAGCCCCTATGACATCGTCACCCCGTACAACCACTTCATCCGCCAGACGGTGAAGGTGGGCCGCAAGGGGATGAAGATCGTCATCGACGCGGGCAACGGCACGGGCGGCGCGGTGGCGGTGCCGCTCTTCGAGAGCATGGGCTTCGAGGTGGTGCCGCTGTTCTGCGACATGGACGCGCGCTTCCCCAACCACCACCCGGACCCCACGGTGGTGGAGAACATGCAGGATCTCATCGCCGCGGTGAAGCGCGAGAAGGCCGAGGTGGGCATCGCCTACGACGGCGACAGCGATCGCATCGGGGTGGTGGACGACCAGGGCAACATCCTCTGGGGCGACCAGTTGATGATCCTCTTCAGCCGCTACGTGCTCAAGGCGAGCCCTGGCGCGGCCATCGTGGGCGAGGTGAAGTGCTCCTACACGCTCTACGACGACATCGCGAAGAACGGCGGCAAGGCCGTCATGTGGAAGGCGGGCCACTCGCTCATCAAGGCGAAGATGAAGGAGGAGCACGCGGAGCTGGCCGGCGAGATGAGCGGCCACATCTTCTTCAAGAACCGCTACTTCGGCTTCGATGACGCCGTGTACTCCTCGGCGCGCCTCCTGGAGATCCTCACCCACGAGAAGCAGACGCTGTCGGAGCTGCTCGCGGACGTGCCCCGGACGTACGCCTCGCCCGAGCTGCGCGTGGACACGCGCGAGGAGAAGAAGTTCGAGATCGTCCGCCGGGCCACCGAGTGGCTGCGCAAGGCGGGCCATGCCCTGGTGGACGTGGATGGAGTGCGGGTGACGTTCTCGGATGGCTGGGGGCTCATCCGGGCCTCCAACACCCAGCCCATCCTGGTGCTGCGCTTCGAGGCGCGCACCCCCGAGCGGCTGGAGGAGATCCGCCAGCTCATCGAGGGCACGGTGGAGAAGATGCAGCGCGAGGTTGGCGCCTGAGTTAAAGGGGCCCGCATGCCCCGGCACCCGGGGCGCGGGTTTCCGTGACGGACGGAGAAGGCACGCACATGGCCAGGCTTGGTATCGATCTCGGTGGCACGTTCGCGCGTGCCGCGGTGGTGGATGAACAGGGGAAGATCATCGCCGCGAACAAGGTGGCGCTCGAGGAGCGCACGCCTCCGGCGGTGGTGGAAGCCATTGCCCAGGCGGCCCAGCACGCGCTGAAGGACGCGGGCACCAACGAGGTGCGCACGTGCGGCGTGGGCGCCGCCGGGCAGATCCAGGGGGACTCGGGCGTGATGGCCGTGGCGCCCAACCTGGGCTGGCGCAACGTGCCGCTGGGCTCGTTGCTGTCCCAGCGCCTGGGCCATTCCGTGCGGCTGGTGAATGATCTGCGCGCGGCGGCCTGGGGCGAGTTCCGCGCCGGCGCGGGGCGGGGCTCCCTGGACATGTACACGGTGTTCGTGGGCTCGGGCGTGGGCAGCGCCGCCATCGCCAACGGCAAGCTCATCCAGGGCGGCGGCGGCGTGGCCGGAGAGCTGGGCCACACCAAGGTGGTGCCGGACGGGCGCCTGTGCGGCTGCGGCGAGCGGGGCTGCCTGGAGGCCTACGCGGGCGGTCACAACATCATCGCGCAGACGCGCGAGCTGCTGGCCTCGGGCAAGGCGCCGATGGTGCGCGAGCTGACGGGGGGCAACCCCGACATGGTGACGCCGGTGACGCTGGAGCAGGCGGCGGAGAAGGGCGACGCCGTGGCGCGCGAGCTGTACGAGCGCATCGGCCTGTTCCTGGCGCTGGCCGTGGCCAACCAGGTGACGGTGCTCAACCCGGCGCGGCTCATCCTGGGCGGCGGCGTGCTGACGCACTGCCCGGGGCTGCGCCGGCGCGTGGTGGAGGGCGTGCAGCAGTACTCCTCCCGCACGTCGCGCGAGGGGCTGCTCATCACCGAGGCCGAGCTGGGCGACGACAGCGGCATCATCGGAGCGGCGCTCCTCGGTTGAGTGGCCGGGGTGACTTGATGGGGAGGGCGGGGCTCTGCTAGAGGCCGACCATGCCCCCTTCCTCCTCCCTGTTGCGCCTATCCCTGCTGTCCGCCCTGGTGCTCGTGTCTGGCTGCAAGAAGCAGTCGGAAGAGAAGCCGGCGGGCACCGCTCCCACCGCCACCGCTCCTTCCGCCACTCCCGAGGCTCCCAAGGCCAAGGACCTGAAGGTGGGCCTCGTGACGGACGTGGGCGGCCGGGGAGATCACTCCTTCAATGACTCGGCGCTGCGCGGGCTGGAGCTGTGGGCCGCGGGCAAGAAGATGGAGTCGGGCCGCTACGCGGATGCTTCCCCGGAGGAGTTGAAGGCGACGCTCCATCAGGACCTGGCCACGCGCGGCATCACCCCGGTGGGCGCCACCCCCGTGGTGTTGCAGAGCAAGGTGGCCGAGGACTACGAGCCCAACCTGCAGCTCCTGGTGGACCAGGGCGTGGACCTGTCCGTGGGCGTGGGCTTCATGCTCGAGAGCGCCGTGGAGACGGTGGCCAAGCGCAACCCGGACGCGAAGTTCCTGCTCATCGACAGCCCCATCGTCGGCGCGGATGGCAAGCCGTACACGCTGCCCAACGTGCGCACGGCGGTGTTCCGCGAGGAGCAGGGCAGCTTCCTCGTGGGCGCGCTGGCGGGGCTCGCCACGCAGGGCGGCAAGGTGGGCTTCGTGGGCGGCATGGAGGTGCCCCTCATCAAGAGGTTCGAGGCGGGCTTCCGCGCGGGCGTGGCCGCCACCAACCCCAAGGCGACGGTGCTGGTGAACTACACCGGCAGCTTCGACAACGTGTCCGCCGGCAAGCAGGTGGCCCAGGACCTGGTCTCCAAGGGCGCGGACGTCATCTTCCACGCGGCCGGCTCGGACGGCCTGGGCGTCATCCAGTCGGTGAAGGAGGCGCGCGCGGCGAAGAAGAACGTGTTCGTCATCGGCGTGGACTCGGATCAGTCCCCGCTCGCGCCGGAGGCGGTGCTCACCTCGATGGTCAAGCGCGTGGACCTGGCCGTCTACGAGGCCGTGCGTGACTTGCGCGACGGCAAGCTGACGGGCGGCGACGTGGTGCTGGGCCTCAAGGAGGGTGGCGTCACCTACGCCCCCGTGCGCGTGGAGTTCCCCGGGCGCGAGGCGGCCCTGCAGAAGGTCGAGGAGCTGCGCGCCAAGGTCGTCTCGGGTGAGATCCAGGTGCCCAGCCACCCCTCGCAGCTCAACACCGCGCCCGCCACTCCCTGAGTCCGGGCGCGCTCGCGTGAGCGCGGAAGGCCCCGCGGCCCCTGCCCGGGCGGCGGGGCCTTTTTCATGCCTACGGCCTGGGCTCCTGCCGCGCGCCCGAGCCACCCACGCCACGCTCGAGGATGATCTCCACGCGGCGGTTGTTGGCGCGGCCCTCGGCGGTGGCGTTGGAGGCGATGGGCTGATCCTTGCCCCGCCCCTCGGTGCGGATGCGCTCGGGGTCCACGCCCCGAGCGACGAGGTAGTCGCGCACGGCCTCGGCGCGCAGGTACGACAGCTCCTCGTTGAGCTCCGCCGGGCCCAGGCTGTCGGTGTGACCCTCGATGACGAGCGGGTTCGGGGCCTTCTTGAGCGCCTCGGCCACCTCGTTGAGCCGCCGCCGGGCCGTCGCGAGGAGATCCGCGCTGCCCGAGCGGAACAGCACGCTGCCGGAGAGCGTGAGCACCAGGCCCCGTGTCTCCTCCTTCACCTGCACCTGGCGGATGTTGCGCAGCTCCTCGGCCACCTCGCGCTGGGCGCGGGCCTCGGCCTCGGCGGCCGCGGCGCGCTGCTCCGCCTGGAGGCGCGCCTGGCGCTCCTGCTCGAGCTGCGCGTTGAGCTGCTCCATCCGGCTCTGGGTCTCGGTGAGCTTCGCCTGGCGCTCCTGCTCCTCGCGCTGGGCGCGGGCCTGGGCCTCCTGCTCGGCCTGGAGGCGCGCCGTCTCCTCCTGCTGGCGTTGGATCTCCGCCTGGCGCTGCTCCGCCTCCGTGCGCAGCCGCTGCGCCTCGGCGAGCTCCTGGCGCGACTGCGCCAGCTCCCGCCGTGTGCGCTCGGCGTCCTCCGCCCGGGCCAGGGCGAGCTGCTGCTCCGCCTGGGTCCGCTCATTCAGGGCCACCGCGGTGCGGGCGAGCGACTCGGCGATCTGCGCCCGGCGCAGCGCCACATAGGCGAGGGTGCGCGTGCGCTCGGTGTTCTTCTCGCGATCGTAGACGCGGTTGGCCTCGTCGAGCGCGTCCCGGGCCTGTCCGAGGGCATCCGGGGCGTACTGCACCGCCGGGCCCGCGGAGGCCTCTTGATAGGCACTGCGCGCATCCACCAGCTCGCGCGGCGTCATGGCCGCGCACCCCGAGAGCGCCACGGTTCCGAGCACTCCCCACGTCAACGCCTTCCATCCCCGCATGGCTCTCTCCTTGGGCATTCCCGTCATTGCGCCGGCACCGTGTCCTGCTGGAGCTCGCGCACCTGCTGGAGCACCTGATCGGCCTCGGCGCGGGCCGGGGCCTCGCGCGCCAGCGCCAGGGCCAGCTCCGCGTCCACCGCCGCCCGCTTGAGGAACAGCGCCGCTTCATCCCGCCGGTTCTGTTCGATCAGCCGGCGCGCACCTTGTGTCTGCTGCCGTGCCCACTCCAGGTGTTGCGCCGCATCGGGATGCTGGGCCGCACCCGCCTCCTCCGCCTGCTGGATGGGCACCTGCGTGTCCACGAGCGGCTCGGACGGCCCGTACCGCAGGGGGGCTCCCATACAGCCCGTCAGTCCCAACACGCACACCACCGCGCCGGCCATTGCCTTTCGCATCGCTGTCGCTCCCTGGCTTCGAGGCCAACGCTCGGGAGATGTGCACGGGTGAGCAGCGGTACAACCCAGGGGCCCCCTTGCTGGCTTGCTGACCCTCCTGTCTGATGGGCTCGCCTCCTCGCCCTCCCACCGGACAAACCCATGCCCATCCGCTTCCTCGCCTCGAAGCCGAGCCGCCTTGGCTCGTGTCTGCTGTTCTCCGTTCTTTCCCTGTCGCTCTCCGCTTGCGGAGGGGAGCTCGAGTCGGATGCCCGGCTGGCTTCAGACACCAGCACCCAGAGCGCGCCGCTCGCCAGCACCACCCGGGTGCGGCTGATGGCCGCCAACATCTCCAGCGGCAACTACCAGAGCTACGACCCGGGCCACGGCACGCGCATCTTCCAGGGCACCAAACCCGACGTGGTGATGATCCAGGAGTTCAACTACGGCGACAACTCCGCCACCGCCATCCGCTCCTTCGTCAACGCCGCCTTCGGCTCGAGCTTCTATTACTACCGCGAGGCCGGCGCGCAGATCCCCAACGGCGTCATCAGCCGCTACCCCATCGTCGCCTCGGGCGAGTGGGACGACACGCAGGTGAGCAACCGCGACTTCGCGTGGGCGCGCATCGACATCCCCGGGCCCACGGATCTCTGGGTGGTGAGCGTGCACCTGCTCACCACGAGCAGCTCCGTGCGCAACACCGAGGCGACCAACCTCGTCAACTTCATCAAGTCCAAGGTGCCCGCGGGCTCCTTCATCGCCATCGGCGGCGACTTCAACTCCGACTCCCGGAGCGAGGCGCTCTTCTCCACCTTCTCCTCGGTGGTCTCCACCGCGAGCCCCTACCCGGCGGACAAGAATGGCAATGGCAACACCAACGCCAGCCGCGCCAAGCCGTATGACCATGTGCTGGTGAGCAGCAACCTGCGCGCCTACCAGACGGCCACCGTCCTCGGCTCCAGCTCCTTCAGCGGGGGCCTCGTGGTGGACACGCGCGTGTACTCGCCCCTGTCGGAGATTTCCCCGGCGCAGAGCGGCGACAGCGGCGCCACCAACATGCAGCACATGGCCGTCATCAAGGACTTCCTCGTCCCCGTGCCGTAGCGCACGGGCCGGACCGGCCGTTGGCCCCCTGACACCCGCTCCCCGCGCGTCAAAAGCCTATCGGGCGCGGGGCGCGGGCGTGCATACGATGTGGACTTTCCGGTGGGGCGGCGCGCCGCTCTCCTTCCACTTCCGCGGGAAACAGCATGGTCGACTTTCGCAACTTCATTGGCAAAGGCACCGCCTCGGGCACGCCGCTGAACATCTTCGCGCAGGTGGTCTTCTTCGTGAACGTGGGCGGCGGGGAGTTCGTGGACCTCGGTCCCCAGCAGGCGGCCTTCAAGGGGAAGATCGACACCGTCTTCTACAAGGGCGACCTGTCGCTCACGCTCAAGCTGCTCGAGGGCGGCAAGGCGGAGATCAACCTCAACGGCTCCAAGGCCACCCAGGCCACCTACACCACCTCGGGAAGCAAGCTGAGCATCGAGGCGAAGTTCGGCGCCCACGAGCAGGTCATCTCCTTCGAGCCGGGCGGCAAGGGCAACGTGGAGACGTACCTGTCGGTGACGGGCAGCAAGAGCATCAACGTGCACCTGGCACCGGGCACGAAGCCCGCGGTGAGCTGAGGCCCGAGGGGCTCGGGGCTGGTCAGTCCAGCACGAAGGTGTAGGAGTACTTCATCTCCGTGGACACCGGCTCGCCGTTCTTGATGGCGGGCTTGAAGCGGAAGCGCAGCAGGGCGCCGCGCGCCGCCTCGTCGAGCCCGTAGCCGAGCCCCTTGATGACGACGACCTTCACCACGCGCCCCTCGGCGTCGATGGTGATGGACATGGTGACCGAGCCCTCGACGCCCGCGCGCCGGGCCTCGTCGGGGTAGGGAATCTTCACCTCGGAGGCGACCGTGGGCTGGGTGTCCACCTGGTACACGGGCACGTACTTGGGCGCCGAGTACGCCTTCACGTCCTTGGGATCCGCCGCCGTGTTGCCCGTCTTTCCATAGACGGTGTTGCCCACCGGCGCGGCGAAGCCGCCCGCGGCCGTGGTGGAGGACAGCGAGAGGCCCACCACCAGCGGCACCGGCTTGGCGGCCGGCTCGGGAGGGGGCGCGTCATTGGGGGGCGGGGGAGGCGCGTCCGGCGGAGGCGGCGGAGGCGGCTTCTCGGCCCGGGCGACCTTCACCGGAGGCGGTGCCTTCGGCTTGGGCGGGGGCGGCTTGGGCGGCTCCTGCTCGGGTGGAGGCGGCGGAGGGGGAGGCGGCTTGGACACCTCCACCATCACCAGCTCCACGGGCTTCTGGATGTCGGGCGCCGGGCGCTCCGCCACGCGCGAGAGCAGGGCGAAGCCCACCCCGTGGACGCCCAGGGACACGAGCACGAACATCGGCACCCAATCGCGGGAGCGGCGAGGGGGCAGGGCGGAGAGGGTGGCCTGGCTCATGTCAGGGGGCCCTCCTCAGGGCTCGGCGGGAGTGGCCGTGGGCGCCACGTCCTTCTCGATGTTGAGTGCGAACCTGGCGATGCCCTGGCCCTTCACCACGTCGATGAGCCGCATCACCCGGCCATACGGCAGGCTCTGATCCGCGCTGATGATGGCGCGCGTCTCCTTGTCCTTGGCCAGCGCCTCGGTGACCCGGCGCCTCATCTCGTCCTCGCTCACCTCCGCGCCGTCGAAGAAGAGCTTGCCCTGCTTGTCGACCACCACGTTGACGAGCCCCTGCACCGTCTCGCCGCCGTTGGCGGCCCGGGGCAGGTCCACCTCCACCGTCTCGCGCACGATGAAGTTGGCCGTCACCATGAAGATGATGAGCAGCACGAGCACCACGTCCACCAGCGGGGTGACGTTGATGCCGGTGATTTCCTCGTCGTTGTCCTGCGCGCCGCCGGCCATGGACTAACGAGCCTCCGTGGAGGCGCCGGGGCGCGAGGCGTTGCGGGCCCGGAGGCTGCCCACGAGCGCATGGCCCAGCGCGTTGGTGCGCGAGGTGAGCGTCTTGAGCTGGCGGTTGAAGACGTTGAAGGCGACCACCGCGGGGATGGCCACCGCCAGGCCCACCGCCGTGGCGACGAGCGCCTCGGAGATGCCCGCCATCACCGTCTGCTGGATGGCGGCGCCCTTGGCGCCCATGTTGCCCAGGTCGTGGAAGGCCTTGATGATGCCGAGCACCGTGCCGAACAGGCCGATGAAGGGCGCGTTGTTGCCCAGCGTGCCCAGGAAGGACAGGTAGCGCTCGTACTGGGGACGCTCGCGCGCCACCGTGGAGGCGATCACCTGCTCCACCGTGTCCGCTCCCTGCTCCACCGAGGCCAGCGCCTCGCGCAGCACCGCGGCCTCCATGCCCTTGCGCTCACCCACCGCGGCGCGCACCGCCTCCAGCTCGCCCCGGGCCAGCCGCACCGCCAGGGCCTCGGAGTCCGGCAGCCGGTGCGTGGCGAAGTACACCGCGCGCTCGAGCATCAGCCCGATGGAGAAGACCGAGAGCACCACCAGCACCCACAGCACCCACTCGGCGCTGGTGAGGGTGACACCGAGCAGCTTGCGGCTCAGCCAGCCAACCTGCTCATTGCCC contains:
- a CDS encoding Na+/H+ antiporter, which gives rise to MNFELAFVLLFSIATAVAIVARYFKFPYTVALVVAGLTLGVVHAFEPPHLTKELLFAIILPGLIFEAAFHVEFRKFWKNKLAIHALAIPGVVASVAITALLLSPVVGGLNLVPGFGFLSALVFAAVIVSTDPIAVVGLFKALGAPKRLAVLVEGESLLNDGTAVVLFTLIVAVASGGQFTVGGATLDFIRVAGMGGLIGGAVGFGVSQVIQRVDDAMVEITLTVIAAYGSFVVAEHFHYSGVIATVTAGMLCGNWTAHLSMSPTTRVAVASFWEYLAFALNSVVFLLIGLEVQLASLLASWKPILLAYGAVLAGRAAVVFLVSALLRFTSERMPWTWSAVLTWSGLRGAISMVLVLGLPDDFAHRELLVNMTFGVVVLSIIFQGLTMAPLLKRLGITGVKDVYQEKYEQARGRMSAIHAALTALESMRRTRDIPADVLEQLERDYQRKASEVEQELSALKQQTTRFHEEEHEEAVRRMLIVEKDALLKSYQKGAIGRDVFEHLSTELDQRLAGVKDAEGHVPLEQSASPVAEPVGG
- a CDS encoding phosphomannomutase/phosphoglucomutase — its product is MNAHIFREYDIRGLVGKDLTPEVVELLGQGLGTVVRRKGGRSVVVGRDCRESSTTFRDALCRGLTSTGLNVFDVGVVPTPLTYFAANTLPVDGLAMITGSHNPPEYNGFKIGAGKTTFHGPEIQALRKLIEERDFECAELPGTVSPYDIVTPYNHFIRQTVKVGRKGMKIVIDAGNGTGGAVAVPLFESMGFEVVPLFCDMDARFPNHHPDPTVVENMQDLIAAVKREKAEVGIAYDGDSDRIGVVDDQGNILWGDQLMILFSRYVLKASPGAAIVGEVKCSYTLYDDIAKNGGKAVMWKAGHSLIKAKMKEEHAELAGEMSGHIFFKNRYFGFDDAVYSSARLLEILTHEKQTLSELLADVPRTYASPELRVDTREEKKFEIVRRATEWLRKAGHALVDVDGVRVTFSDGWGLIRASNTQPILVLRFEARTPERLEEIRQLIEGTVEKMQREVGA
- a CDS encoding ROK family protein, whose protein sequence is MARLGIDLGGTFARAAVVDEQGKIIAANKVALEERTPPAVVEAIAQAAQHALKDAGTNEVRTCGVGAAGQIQGDSGVMAVAPNLGWRNVPLGSLLSQRLGHSVRLVNDLRAAAWGEFRAGAGRGSLDMYTVFVGSGVGSAAIANGKLIQGGGGVAGELGHTKVVPDGRLCGCGERGCLEAYAGGHNIIAQTRELLASGKAPMVRELTGGNPDMVTPVTLEQAAEKGDAVARELYERIGLFLALAVANQVTVLNPARLILGGGVLTHCPGLRRRVVEGVQQYSSRTSREGLLITEAELGDDSGIIGAALLG
- a CDS encoding BMP family lipoprotein; translation: MPPSSSLLRLSLLSALVLVSGCKKQSEEKPAGTAPTATAPSATPEAPKAKDLKVGLVTDVGGRGDHSFNDSALRGLELWAAGKKMESGRYADASPEELKATLHQDLATRGITPVGATPVVLQSKVAEDYEPNLQLLVDQGVDLSVGVGFMLESAVETVAKRNPDAKFLLIDSPIVGADGKPYTLPNVRTAVFREEQGSFLVGALAGLATQGGKVGFVGGMEVPLIKRFEAGFRAGVAATNPKATVLVNYTGSFDNVSAGKQVAQDLVSKGADVIFHAAGSDGLGVIQSVKEARAAKKNVFVIGVDSDQSPLAPEAVLTSMVKRVDLAVYEAVRDLRDGKLTGGDVVLGLKEGGVTYAPVRVEFPGREAALQKVEELRAKVVSGEIQVPSHPSQLNTAPATP
- a CDS encoding OmpA family protein gives rise to the protein MRGWKALTWGVLGTVALSGCAAMTPRELVDARSAYQEASAGPAVQYAPDALGQARDALDEANRVYDREKNTERTRTLAYVALRRAQIAESLARTAVALNERTQAEQQLALARAEDAERTRRELAQSRQELAEAQRLRTEAEQRQAEIQRQQEETARLQAEQEAQARAQREEQERQAKLTETQSRMEQLNAQLEQERQARLQAEQRAAAAEAEARAQREVAEELRNIRQVQVKEETRGLVLTLSGSVLFRSGSADLLATARRRLNEVAEALKKAPNPLVIEGHTDSLGPAELNEELSYLRAEAVRDYLVARGVDPERIRTEGRGKDQPIASNATAEGRANNRRVEIILERGVGGSGARQEPRP
- a CDS encoding DUF4398 domain-containing protein, with translation MRKAMAGAVVCVLGLTGCMGAPLRYGPSEPLVDTQVPIQQAEEAGAAQHPDAAQHLEWARQQTQGARRLIEQNRRDEAALFLKRAAVDAELALALAREAPARAEADQVLQQVRELQQDTVPAQ
- a CDS encoding energy transducer TonB, producing the protein MSQATLSALPPRRSRDWVPMFVLVSLGVHGVGFALLSRVAERPAPDIQKPVELVMVEVSKPPPPPPPPPEQEPPKPPPPKPKAPPPVKVARAEKPPPPPPPDAPPPPPNDAPPPEPAAKPVPLVVGLSLSSTTAAGGFAAPVGNTVYGKTGNTAADPKDVKAYSAPKYVPVYQVDTQPTVASEVKIPYPDEARRAGVEGSVTMSITIDAEGRVVKVVVIKGLGYGLDEAARGALLRFRFKPAIKNGEPVSTEMKYSYTFVLD
- a CDS encoding ExbD/TolR family protein, with the protein product MAGGAQDNDEEITGINVTPLVDVVLVLLIIFMVTANFIVRETVEVDLPRAANGGETVQGLVNVVVDKQGKLFFDGAEVSEDEMRRRVTEALAKDKETRAIISADQSLPYGRVMRLIDVVKGQGIARFALNIEKDVAPTATPAEP
- a CDS encoding MotA/TolQ/ExbB proton channel family protein, with product MMSFILLAQTGNEQVGWLSRKLLGVTLTSAEWVLWVLVVLSVFSIGLMLERAVYFATHRLPDSEALAVRLARGELEAVRAAVGERKGMEAAVLREALASVEQGADTVEQVIASTVARERPQYERYLSFLGTLGNNAPFIGLFGTVLGIIKAFHDLGNMGAKGAAIQQTVMAGISEALVATAVGLAVAIPAVVAFNVFNRQLKTLTSRTNALGHALVGSLRARNASRPGASTEAR